The following proteins are co-located in the Microbacterium immunditiarum genome:
- a CDS encoding ABC transporter substrate-binding protein produces MASVATVLALAGCSSTPDDGTVQLSYLIDEGETVFAQASSLVEAFEAENPDIQIEIETRPGGGEGDNLMRTRLATGDITDIFNYNSGSLLQALNPAQNMLPLTDDPMLDSVNPAFTEVVSADGQIFGVPFGTALAGGMFYNKKVFAEHGLEVPTTWDEFIANNETLKAAGEVPVIQSLADSTSAQMWVLTDFFNVQAAVPDFAEKYTKNEAHFADTPAALASFEHQQEMFDKGYYNADYASAEYDDAVEMVATGEGAQYPSLTWIATVLSETYPDQMDDIGYFPMPGASADKNGATVWYPSGVFISKKTAHPEEAKKFLAFVASTEACNSFTSVGAINGPFLIEGCELGDDVPQLVTEAAAFVDAEGKNAPALEFVSPVKGPALPQITVELGIGATTAVDAARRYDEDVKKQAQQLGLEGW; encoded by the coding sequence GTGGCTTCGGTCGCAACCGTACTGGCACTCGCGGGGTGCTCGAGCACCCCAGATGACGGCACCGTACAGCTGAGTTATCTCATCGATGAAGGAGAGACGGTCTTCGCGCAGGCGAGCTCGCTCGTAGAGGCGTTCGAGGCCGAGAACCCCGATATCCAGATCGAGATCGAGACACGGCCGGGCGGCGGGGAGGGAGACAACCTCATGCGCACGCGGCTTGCCACTGGCGACATCACCGACATCTTCAACTACAACTCCGGATCGCTCCTGCAGGCTCTCAACCCCGCACAGAACATGCTTCCGCTGACTGACGACCCGATGCTCGACTCGGTGAACCCGGCTTTCACTGAAGTCGTGTCGGCCGACGGGCAGATCTTCGGCGTCCCCTTCGGCACTGCGCTGGCTGGCGGCATGTTCTACAACAAGAAGGTGTTCGCCGAACATGGACTCGAGGTGCCGACCACCTGGGACGAGTTCATTGCGAACAACGAGACACTCAAGGCCGCGGGTGAGGTCCCCGTCATCCAGAGCCTTGCCGACTCCACGTCGGCTCAGATGTGGGTGCTCACCGATTTCTTCAACGTGCAGGCGGCCGTACCGGACTTCGCCGAGAAGTACACCAAGAATGAGGCGCACTTCGCCGACACTCCAGCGGCGCTCGCCAGCTTCGAGCACCAGCAGGAGATGTTCGACAAGGGGTACTACAACGCCGACTACGCATCCGCCGAGTATGACGACGCCGTGGAGATGGTGGCCACTGGTGAGGGTGCGCAGTACCCGTCCCTCACGTGGATCGCGACCGTCCTCAGCGAGACCTATCCCGATCAGATGGACGACATCGGCTACTTTCCGATGCCCGGGGCATCCGCTGACAAGAATGGGGCTACCGTCTGGTATCCCTCGGGCGTCTTCATCTCCAAGAAGACCGCGCACCCCGAAGAGGCCAAGAAGTTCCTGGCGTTCGTTGCGAGCACCGAAGCGTGCAACTCGTTCACGAGTGTCGGTGCGATCAACGGCCCGTTCCTGATCGAGGGGTGCGAGCTCGGCGACGATGTACCGCAGCTTGTGACCGAAGCCGCTGCCTTCGTGGACGCCGAGGGCAAGAACGCCCCTGCGCTCGAGTTCGTCTCCCCTGTGAAGGGACCGGCCTTGCCGCAGATCACCGTTGAGCTCGGCATCGGTGCTACCACCGCGGTCGACGCTGCCCGCCGCTACGACGAGGACGTCAAGAAGCAGGCGCAGCAACTCGGGCTCGAGGGCTGGTGA
- a CDS encoding ROK family transcriptional regulator codes for MSRGSNITRLGGFNRAVVFDAVRRSRFGISRVELVESTGLTAQTVSNIVRRLIEDQVIEEREPIFSPGRGKPRIPLVVRAATQVSVGVHLDPARLTCVVLDASGDLLHRSSTALPHTVTPDDAVGLIADCTHRSLVDAGVERDAVLGLGIAAPGPLDITTGTVINPPLLPGWERVALRSKVREATGLRVLLDKDVTAAATGEAWSRAHADRPSFIFVYVGAGIGAGIVMDGVILRGSHNNIGEIGDLIVGESLEEGGRRRVLTLGQACDPISVVTRAAQSGVVDADPSLIDVAAAEAYFTSICHRADTGDAECVEIVRGITRGLARGIAALVNLLDVQTVVMGGPAWNRIAHLALPQLPELIGARMVAPLSPLTLQAATEGEFTAARGGAAMVLDASLSPHASALLLV; via the coding sequence ATGTCCCGGGGCTCGAACATCACTCGATTGGGTGGCTTCAACCGAGCGGTCGTCTTCGACGCAGTCCGGCGGTCCCGATTCGGAATCAGCCGCGTCGAGCTTGTCGAGTCGACGGGCCTGACGGCGCAAACAGTCAGCAACATCGTCCGCCGACTGATCGAAGATCAAGTCATCGAGGAACGCGAGCCGATCTTCTCCCCTGGGCGTGGGAAGCCTCGTATTCCACTCGTCGTTCGGGCAGCGACGCAAGTCTCGGTCGGTGTTCATCTCGATCCGGCACGTCTCACATGCGTGGTGCTCGATGCGTCCGGAGATCTGCTGCATCGGTCGTCAACTGCTTTGCCCCACACAGTCACTCCTGACGATGCGGTTGGGCTTATCGCAGACTGCACTCACCGGTCGCTGGTCGATGCTGGCGTGGAGCGGGACGCTGTGCTCGGTCTGGGCATCGCTGCGCCGGGACCGCTCGACATCACGACGGGGACCGTGATCAACCCGCCACTTCTTCCCGGATGGGAGCGCGTCGCGTTGCGCTCGAAGGTTCGAGAGGCCACCGGGCTTCGGGTGTTGCTCGATAAGGATGTGACGGCGGCAGCCACCGGCGAAGCCTGGTCGAGGGCCCACGCCGACCGACCGAGCTTTATCTTCGTCTACGTCGGCGCCGGCATCGGGGCCGGGATAGTGATGGACGGAGTGATCCTGCGGGGCTCTCATAACAACATCGGAGAGATCGGCGACCTCATCGTGGGGGAATCGCTCGAGGAAGGCGGGCGGCGGCGCGTGCTCACGCTCGGCCAAGCGTGCGATCCGATTTCTGTGGTCACCCGAGCAGCGCAGAGCGGGGTGGTCGACGCCGACCCGTCGTTGATCGACGTGGCCGCCGCCGAGGCGTACTTCACGTCGATCTGCCACCGGGCGGACACCGGCGATGCCGAGTGCGTCGAGATCGTGAGAGGAATTACCCGTGGCCTCGCCAGAGGCATCGCAGCCCTGGTCAATCTCTTGGATGTCCAAACGGTGGTCATGGGCGGACCGGCCTGGAACCGGATCGCCCATCTCGCACTGCCACAACTGCCCGAGCTCATAGGCGCTCGCATGGTCGCACCTCTCTCACCCCTGACGCTTCAAGCTGCCACGGAAGGAGAGTTCACCGCCGCCCGCGGCGGCGCCGCGATGGTGCTCGACGCTAGCCTCTCGCCTCACGCGTCGGCGCTTCTGCTCGTGTGA
- a CDS encoding zeta toxin family protein has product MSDWMPSEAERRRIFEESILPIVFPEVPKPNAPTLLLLGGQSGAGKSRATSRLLSEHSSDMVPLSGDDLRPFHPQFLELARSRSVEAPQILAESTAGWLRDCLVHARTTGRSLLLEGTFHTPDVALGTAELFEQHGFTTRVVVVATPRAESLLAAASRYLLDAQAGRASRFTSLAIHDSGWYGTRELVAELEESPSVGRLTVIARDGSAAFDAERDAGFEGAGAALDRERSVSMSGAESMRWLSELRAMTAFALSAGKVERPVAELLTELHEVALNEVVPRLQLPAGSEARPATEAALAGQLATLRRAASLDLEPVDLAAPVIAVPQSGRGISR; this is encoded by the coding sequence ATGAGCGACTGGATGCCCTCCGAGGCAGAACGCCGGCGGATCTTCGAGGAGTCGATCCTTCCGATCGTGTTCCCCGAAGTTCCGAAGCCCAACGCTCCGACACTCCTGCTCCTCGGCGGACAGTCTGGTGCCGGCAAGTCGCGTGCGACGTCGCGCCTACTGTCGGAGCACTCCTCTGACATGGTGCCCCTCAGCGGCGACGACCTGCGCCCGTTCCACCCACAGTTCCTCGAACTGGCACGATCTCGATCGGTCGAAGCCCCGCAGATCCTCGCCGAGTCGACAGCAGGGTGGCTCCGCGACTGCCTCGTACACGCGCGAACCACGGGTCGATCGTTGCTCCTGGAGGGTACGTTCCACACGCCGGATGTCGCGCTTGGAACGGCCGAGCTGTTCGAGCAGCACGGATTCACCACTCGCGTCGTCGTGGTCGCGACCCCGCGCGCGGAGAGTCTCTTAGCGGCGGCATCTCGCTACCTGCTGGATGCGCAGGCTGGGCGAGCGTCACGGTTCACGAGTCTCGCGATCCACGACAGCGGATGGTATGGAACGCGTGAACTCGTCGCCGAACTCGAGGAGTCGCCGTCGGTCGGACGGCTCACTGTCATCGCGCGCGACGGGTCTGCAGCCTTCGACGCCGAGCGAGACGCGGGCTTCGAGGGTGCCGGCGCAGCCCTCGACCGCGAGCGTTCCGTTTCGATGTCGGGCGCTGAGTCGATGCGCTGGCTGTCGGAGCTGCGCGCAATGACCGCGTTCGCTCTGTCGGCCGGTAAGGTCGAGCGGCCGGTCGCCGAGCTGCTAACCGAGCTGCACGAGGTCGCGCTCAACGAGGTCGTGCCCCGCCTTCAGCTGCCGGCGGGATCTGAGGCTCGGCCCGCGACCGAGGCCGCGTTGGCCGGACAGCTCGCAACGCTGCGGCGCGCGGCATCCCTCGATCTCGAACCAGTTGACCTTGCGGCGCCGGTCATCGCCGTGCCGCAGTCGGGCCGCGGCATCTCGCGCTGA
- a CDS encoding nuclease-related domain-containing protein codes for MAGASARREHARRQSNREQRIREDHPKLGGLILALTDDPQSTRAWERGAIGEELLAKRLKDLPPNVRILHDRRIPGARANIDREHGDGPVLVAA; via the coding sequence GTGGCCGGCGCATCCGCGCGGCGGGAGCACGCGCGCCGCCAGAGCAATCGCGAGCAGCGGATCCGTGAGGACCATCCGAAGCTGGGCGGACTCATCCTGGCCCTGACCGATGACCCGCAGAGCACCCGGGCGTGGGAACGTGGGGCGATCGGCGAAGAGCTCCTGGCAAAGCGACTCAAAGATCTGCCGCCAAACGTTCGCATATTGCACGACCGCCGCATCCCAGGCGCCCGTGCGAACATCGACAGAGAGCATGGGGACGGGCCAGTTCTAGTGGCGGCCTGA
- a CDS encoding ParA family protein, translating to MKTIAIANQKGGVGKTTVTMQLAATLSRRHRVLVVDVDPQRSTMWWAENAVERLPFDFAGSQQPGVLARLHRLDIDYDFVVVDTPGNLEAASILETVLDAADFVLVPQTPEPLAVDPTERTIQRLIEPRGLRYSVLLNRIDPRIPSQLKFWTERLDTDWGVPRFETHWRQYKIHAEAPVLGQLVTSIPDNQRNAGLIADVTRLGYEMVEQFATAGVGM from the coding sequence ATGAAGACCATCGCGATCGCGAACCAGAAGGGCGGCGTCGGCAAGACGACCGTCACGATGCAGCTCGCGGCGACTCTGTCCCGACGCCACCGGGTGCTCGTGGTCGACGTCGACCCGCAGAGGTCGACGATGTGGTGGGCCGAGAACGCCGTCGAACGTCTGCCGTTCGACTTCGCCGGCAGTCAGCAGCCCGGCGTACTCGCGCGTCTGCACCGCCTGGACATCGACTACGACTTCGTCGTGGTCGACACCCCTGGCAATCTCGAGGCCGCGAGCATCCTCGAGACGGTCCTCGACGCAGCCGACTTCGTGCTCGTGCCGCAGACGCCTGAACCCCTTGCCGTGGATCCGACCGAGCGCACGATCCAACGGCTCATCGAGCCACGCGGACTCCGATACTCCGTGCTGCTGAACCGCATTGATCCCCGCATTCCGAGTCAGCTGAAGTTCTGGACCGAGCGACTCGACACCGATTGGGGTGTGCCGCGGTTCGAGACGCATTGGCGGCAGTACAAGATCCACGCGGAGGCGCCGGTTCTCGGGCAACTGGTCACCAGCATCCCCGATAACCAGCGCAACGCCGGCCTGATCGCCGACGTCACGAGGCTCGGATACGAGATGGTCGAGCAATTCGCGACGGCCGGTGTCGGGATGTGA
- a CDS encoding helix-turn-helix domain-containing protein, with amino-acid sequence MERVVTGAGLLRPDQVATILGVSVNTLAIWRHNRRGPSFLKFGRQVRYPSDVIDEFLERSRRVCNPEISRKR; translated from the coding sequence ATGGAACGCGTGGTCACCGGAGCTGGACTGCTACGGCCTGATCAGGTCGCAACGATCCTCGGCGTCTCAGTCAACACACTGGCGATCTGGCGCCACAATCGGCGCGGGCCGAGCTTCCTGAAGTTCGGGCGGCAGGTGCGCTACCCGAGCGATGTCATCGATGAATTCCTCGAGCGCTCGCGCAGGGTCTGCAACCCAGAGATCTCGCGCAAGCGTTGA
- a CDS encoding site-specific integrase, with amino-acid sequence MSRALIDTLSQEVIEMGSVQPYRTRSGKRYEVRYKKPDGTHAGKRGFATKREAEDYLADVTVSINDNQYIDPGDARITVGELAQDWLLDQATVLKPSSFHPIESAWRNHVEPRWATFQIGAVRYSDVRSWVTELAADVGAVTVIRSHGILSAILDVAVRDRRIAENSVRGMRLPRKRAKRRVYLTHGQVERLAATSKYPEVVYFLAYTGLRWGEMTGLRVRDLNLTRRRVFVQENAVMVNGTVHIGSPKSHASRSVPYPEFLDDVLRASAVRKAPDAFLFGTGGAPLKLPNSRDGWFAAAVRRAMKEDPLFQRVTPHDMRHTAASLAISAGANVKVVQRMLGHASAAMTLDIYADLFDEDLDDVAGALGRARQDVYVLTESAGPKAQAAITASPDAVRIVWVVTVGPIPVAACENRAGADAWVRAARSTDHSDAPASYRVWELSIAPDELPSQ; translated from the coding sequence ATGAGTAGAGCACTAATAGATACACTCAGTCAAGAGGTCATCGAGATGGGCAGTGTTCAGCCATACCGCACTCGGAGCGGCAAGAGGTATGAGGTCCGGTACAAGAAGCCGGACGGCACCCACGCGGGCAAGCGCGGTTTCGCCACGAAGCGCGAGGCCGAGGACTACCTCGCCGACGTCACCGTTTCGATCAACGACAACCAATACATCGATCCCGGCGATGCGCGCATCACAGTTGGTGAACTCGCGCAGGACTGGCTCCTCGATCAGGCGACTGTCCTGAAGCCGTCCTCGTTCCACCCGATCGAGTCGGCGTGGCGCAACCATGTCGAGCCGCGATGGGCGACGTTTCAGATCGGAGCTGTCCGCTACAGCGACGTACGCAGTTGGGTCACCGAACTTGCGGCAGACGTCGGCGCCGTGACGGTGATTCGATCTCACGGAATCCTCTCCGCAATCCTCGACGTCGCCGTCAGAGATCGAAGGATCGCGGAGAACTCCGTGCGAGGCATGCGCCTGCCGAGGAAGCGAGCGAAGCGACGCGTTTACCTCACGCACGGCCAAGTCGAGCGGCTTGCCGCAACATCGAAGTACCCGGAAGTCGTGTACTTCCTCGCTTACACAGGACTTCGCTGGGGTGAGATGACCGGCCTTCGTGTTCGTGACCTCAACCTGACGCGGCGACGCGTCTTCGTGCAGGAGAACGCGGTGATGGTGAACGGCACAGTTCACATCGGGTCGCCCAAGTCGCATGCCTCGCGGTCGGTGCCCTACCCGGAGTTCTTGGATGATGTCCTCCGCGCTTCTGCTGTCAGAAAGGCCCCAGACGCATTCCTGTTCGGGACTGGCGGCGCTCCCCTGAAGCTTCCCAACTCCCGAGACGGATGGTTCGCGGCGGCAGTCAGACGCGCCATGAAGGAGGACCCGCTCTTCCAGCGCGTCACTCCTCACGACATGCGTCACACGGCCGCGAGTCTCGCCATCAGCGCCGGCGCGAACGTGAAGGTCGTGCAGCGGATGCTCGGCCACGCGTCAGCAGCGATGACCCTCGACATCTACGCCGATCTCTTCGACGAGGACCTCGACGACGTCGCGGGTGCGCTTGGCCGGGCACGCCAAGATGTCTATGTTCTGACAGAGTCGGCCGGGCCGAAGGCTCAGGCCGCGATCACAGCATCGCCGGACGCCGTGAGGATCGTGTGGGTGGTGACGGTGGGTCCGATCCCGGTTGCCGCGTGCGAGAACCGTGCCGGGGCAGACGCGTGGGTGCGCGCCGCGCGCTCCACGGATCACAGCGACGCTCCGGCTTCGTACCGGGTGTGGGAGCTTTCCATCGCCCCGGACGAACTCCCGAGTCAGTAA
- a CDS encoding NAD-dependent epimerase/dehydratase family protein yields the protein MKVLVLGGTRFIGPHLVRALVSRDHAVTVFRRGHTRAELPRAVEAIVGDRERDVTALIGRAWDSAIDLSAYTADWVRRTGLILHDRVAHYTFVSSNAVYSDQNLHSWTVEGDAVHDPSVEQLTRLRAYGAGKVAAERAAEELFPGRLLTIRPGWVFGPGNTFPPSTYLAARAARGGEMLVAGDEGAIVQFLDVRDLASWLVLQIEAFATGLHNLAGPVPQATLGDVVGELSRAFGTRVEWVGPEWFIAQPERHTLESLLFWTDQRDDTAETHRAGFLHTMRNDIGRARQAGLVTRPGAETLIDAARWLELELGGVDGQESRSRASLWPRSTEWEHILDVEQSLLSRRGRLRSPR from the coding sequence ATGAAGGTGCTAGTTCTAGGTGGCACCCGATTCATCGGTCCGCATCTAGTGCGTGCTCTGGTCAGCCGGGATCACGCTGTCACAGTGTTTCGGCGTGGACACACTCGAGCAGAGCTACCGCGGGCAGTGGAAGCTATCGTTGGGGACCGAGAGCGAGACGTAACCGCTCTCATCGGTCGAGCTTGGGACTCAGCGATTGATCTGTCCGCATACACCGCCGACTGGGTCAGACGGACCGGGCTGATCCTGCATGATCGAGTTGCTCACTACACGTTCGTGTCCTCTAACGCTGTCTACTCTGACCAGAACTTACATAGCTGGACTGTTGAAGGAGACGCGGTCCATGACCCGAGCGTCGAGCAGCTCACCAGGCTTCGCGCATACGGAGCGGGGAAGGTGGCCGCCGAACGAGCGGCCGAGGAACTGTTCCCCGGTCGGCTGCTAACGATCCGCCCGGGCTGGGTGTTCGGTCCAGGGAACACGTTTCCGCCGAGTACATACTTGGCGGCCAGAGCTGCACGTGGTGGCGAGATGCTCGTGGCCGGTGACGAGGGGGCTATCGTCCAGTTCCTTGACGTGCGGGACTTAGCGAGCTGGCTGGTACTGCAGATAGAGGCGTTCGCTACGGGGCTCCACAACCTCGCGGGGCCAGTACCGCAGGCCACTCTTGGAGACGTGGTTGGTGAGCTTTCCAGAGCCTTCGGGACTCGGGTGGAGTGGGTCGGACCCGAGTGGTTCATAGCCCAGCCTGAGCGGCACACCCTCGAGAGTCTCCTCTTCTGGACAGATCAGCGCGACGACACCGCTGAAACTCATCGCGCTGGATTCCTCCACACGATGAGGAATGACATCGGACGTGCTCGACAGGCTGGGCTCGTTACTCGCCCCGGTGCGGAGACACTAATCGACGCGGCACGTTGGCTTGAGCTGGAGCTTGGGGGGGTCGACGGACAGGAGTCCCGGTCGAGGGCTTCGTTGTGGCCGCGATCAACTGAGTGGGAGCACATCCTCGATGTGGAGCAATCGCTCCTGAGTCGACGCGGGAGGCTCAGGTCTCCGAGATGA